The segment CAATGCAAGAAATAATGAGGTTAAATGTAATGGATGATTGTTATTCTGAAAAGATAAAGTTTAAAGTCATCTCCTCAAATGCCCTATAAAGTTTTCCAGCTCCACAGGGCTCTGTACTTGCAGCTGAAGTTTTCTGAAAGCAAATTCAATTAGAGTGTTGTGTGCTTTATGAGACCATCTAAAGTGaaaatttgtttgtttcagaAACGGGCATGCAGGAGATTAGAAGCCAGTGGGCACGAGCGTGGCTGCCACCAGGTGAATGCCTGTGCCCTGGCATCCTGGGGCCCAGAGGACCAGGAACCTTCATCAAGAGGCTGCCCCCCAGCACCGAGGCcagagagtggccaggggaggctAAGTACGGGGGTATGTTCCCGTTCCCACCAAACTAGTTGTGAgcatgttgaaatattttaatagaaagtGTAAATAATCATTGTTCTGATATATCTGCAACTGTGATTTGTTAACTAGATTTCTCAGAATGGTGGAAGGAGCTCAGCCCAGCCTTGCCCAAGATGTATTGCAGGGGAATCTGTAAGTGCATTAACCTTCTTGCTGTGACATAAAAGATAGACTTCTTCTTAAATATTAGATCCATAAAACAAAGTtaataaaaactgcaattacgTTTCTGAAGAATGAGGAACATAAATAAAAAGGTGAAAATTGATTTAAGCTTTTCTTAGAATTCTATCGGTGTACAAACTAATTTGTGTCCAGCTTCAGATTGGAAATAGAAAttgcaaatacatttaaaattcctTCTAAAAAACAGGGTTTAGGAAAGGGACCAGGCCACTGGATTTGGTTAAAATAGAGAATCATTTAAGGACATCTTGGAGAAAAGATCTTCCTCATTTAATTTTCCAAACAGCAATCAACattgctcttttcttttccctgtttATGCTTTTCTTGCATGTTTCTATCATAAACTTCACATAAATCACAGATTTCAGAAGGAAACACAGTGTTCACACCATTAATTCAGAGTAAAGGGAGGTCAGAAACTGCCAGAGTCAGATTCTCAGTCTTACTTCTATTGGGCAGAATATCATAAAGTATATATTAGCATAATAATACCTTTGTTATTAATTTTGAACTTACTCCGAGAACAAGTTAATATGTCTTTGATAACCTCTATAATTCTTGGGtttctttaattttacatttgaaatcttaatattgcaataaaatagaattatatttaaattcCACCTAGAAACtaggaattt is part of the Symphalangus syndactylus isolate Jambi chromosome 2, NHGRI_mSymSyn1-v2.1_pri, whole genome shotgun sequence genome and harbors:
- the C2H10orf143 gene encoding uncharacterized protein C10orf143 homolog isoform X3; translated protein: MDSLALGRWRRRRAEDLQVPGDVKRACRRLEASGHERGCHQVNACALASWGPEDQEPSSRGCPPAPRPESGQGRLSTGISQNGGRSSAQPCPRCIAGESGHFNHTKNH